In Vibrio lentus, a single genomic region encodes these proteins:
- a CDS encoding SLBB domain-containing protein, whose amino-acid sequence MKSLVTLFITFALCFASFVQANDEFSDAVQVGDLIQVNVPGESTLNTGFQVDKRGRITLPEVGAVFVAGYNNEQLNKVVLESLATAYKDLSNASVYVKEQQIIISVQGYVKEPGEYTLALGSSVQMALYAAGGLRSGAQLDKLILKRGSDKKEFNYKRFLDSGDEANLPTLQSLDSLFVPASPLVGNIEQEFDPAKLANSGDSADSRNAIKVFGEVNAPGSFTYKENTDLVDVLMRSGGVTRYASVEQIRVISNNTPTLFNLKRYLDSGDESLLPVLRPGSTIFVPKQEEEIKSGANMVYVMGEVAAPGAFEGKRDATFMDILANAGGPTRFAESRQIRVIKADGRVIKFDLAAYTEGLPNSNPPSIKAGDAIFVPEKTDMNEKSWLKIAPDRAVNVIGEVNRPGRIEWSDEMNFMGLLAHVGGPTLRADTSKIEVVTGRKLVVFNLDDFIRNGAPRDQMPYIRAGSIVRVHDLPQDPSDNKSQWVRQSSDASIYIFGQVNAPGRYRFTKDMHFLDILSAADGPTKDADIHNVRVTHRDKTYSQVSKLNLSLYFETGDESLLPNVTTGDTIYIPEKGKNWLDTPKEETVRVLGAINNPGRYVFNDNMTILDILAEAAGPTDNAYVEKITIVNMSCCQGQARTFDLVEFSKTANIYNLPVLRAGDTIYIPDRRESFMEKARVGLEDILRLTTMIVLIGAL is encoded by the coding sequence ATGAAATCACTAGTCACTTTATTCATCACTTTCGCATTGTGCTTCGCGAGTTTCGTTCAGGCTAATGACGAGTTTTCTGATGCTGTACAAGTCGGTGACCTTATCCAAGTTAATGTTCCTGGTGAAAGCACTCTAAATACAGGCTTCCAAGTTGATAAACGTGGACGAATTACCCTTCCTGAAGTCGGCGCAGTGTTCGTGGCAGGTTACAACAACGAGCAGCTAAACAAAGTCGTTCTGGAGTCATTGGCTACGGCATACAAAGACCTATCAAACGCATCCGTGTATGTAAAAGAGCAACAAATCATCATCTCAGTACAAGGTTATGTGAAAGAACCGGGCGAATACACGTTAGCGCTAGGTTCAAGCGTTCAAATGGCACTGTACGCGGCGGGCGGTTTACGTTCAGGTGCACAGTTAGACAAACTGATCCTAAAACGTGGATCTGACAAAAAAGAGTTCAACTACAAACGCTTTCTAGACTCAGGTGATGAAGCTAACCTACCGACACTGCAATCGCTTGATTCTCTGTTCGTTCCCGCTTCTCCGCTTGTTGGTAATATTGAACAAGAGTTTGACCCAGCTAAGCTTGCTAACTCAGGCGACAGTGCCGATTCTCGCAATGCCATTAAGGTATTTGGTGAGGTAAACGCGCCGGGTTCATTCACGTACAAAGAGAATACTGATTTAGTTGATGTGCTTATGCGTTCGGGCGGTGTTACTCGCTATGCCAGCGTCGAGCAAATCCGTGTAATCTCTAACAACACACCTACTCTATTCAATCTTAAACGCTACCTAGACTCTGGTGATGAAAGCTTGTTACCTGTTCTTCGCCCCGGCTCAACCATTTTTGTACCGAAGCAAGAAGAAGAGATTAAGTCTGGTGCCAATATGGTTTACGTGATGGGGGAAGTTGCCGCTCCCGGCGCTTTTGAAGGAAAAAGAGACGCTACTTTCATGGATATCCTTGCCAATGCTGGCGGTCCGACTCGATTTGCAGAATCTCGCCAAATACGTGTAATTAAAGCAGATGGCAGAGTGATTAAATTCGATTTAGCAGCGTACACAGAAGGCCTACCTAACTCTAATCCACCAAGCATTAAGGCCGGCGACGCTATTTTCGTTCCAGAGAAAACGGACATGAACGAGAAGTCTTGGTTGAAGATTGCGCCAGACAGAGCGGTTAACGTTATTGGCGAAGTGAACCGCCCTGGGCGTATTGAATGGTCAGATGAAATGAACTTCATGGGATTATTGGCTCATGTCGGTGGTCCTACATTACGTGCCGATACATCAAAAATAGAAGTAGTTACGGGTAGAAAGTTGGTTGTGTTTAACCTTGATGATTTCATCAGAAATGGCGCACCACGTGATCAAATGCCCTACATTCGCGCTGGCTCTATCGTTCGTGTCCACGATTTGCCACAAGATCCTTCAGACAATAAATCACAATGGGTTCGTCAAAGCTCAGACGCATCAATCTATATCTTCGGACAAGTGAATGCCCCTGGTCGTTACCGCTTCACTAAAGACATGCATTTCTTAGACATACTCTCAGCGGCTGATGGTCCAACTAAAGATGCAGACATACACAATGTTCGAGTCACACACCGTGACAAAACTTACTCTCAAGTCAGCAAACTGAACCTATCACTGTACTTTGAAACAGGTGACGAATCATTACTGCCAAACGTAACCACTGGCGACACCATTTATATCCCAGAGAAAGGTAAAAACTGGTTAGACACGCCGAAAGAAGAAACCGTTCGTGTGCTTGGGGCTATCAATAATCCGGGTCGTTATGTGTTTAACGACAACATGACTATCTTGGATATCTTGGCAGAAGCGGCAGGCCCTACTGATAACGCTTACGTAGAGAAAATTACCATTGTGAACATGTCTTGTTGCCAAGGCCAAGCGCGTACCTTCGACCTTGTTGAGTTCAGCAAAACAGCCAACATTTACAACCTCCCAGTACTGCGCGCTGGTGACACTATCTACATCCCAGATCGCCGAGAGAGCTTTATGGAAAAAGCTCGTGTAGGTCTAGAAGACATACTACGTCTAACAACAATGATCGTCTTAATAGGAGCGTTATAA